A window from Vulcanimicrobium alpinum encodes these proteins:
- a CDS encoding dihydrolipoyl dehydrogenase family protein, giving the protein MPERRYELCVIGAGTAGFAAAEEARAAGRDLLLVTGDDELGGTCIRRGCMPAKTLLAASEREAAVQRAGVLGIDGAQVQIDLPKLIRRKRALVDYFAEDRVHELEAYPLARGNARFVTEDAIVVGGRRVRAERFVIASGASVVAPAIPGLAEVETITSSDVLEMTRAPQRIAILGGGPVGCSFAQFFARVGAKVTLVQDAPELLRNDDPDVGAAVRSALERDGVDVVCGATVERAFRDGGDSVVVAASPFGTRAVRCDAVMLATNRRPNVDGLDLEAGRIAGDPARGVAVDAALRSPTNPRVYAAGDVVGRRSLVHAAAFAGRLAARNAYADRAEPMRWERWEAHAIDTQPQVAVAGRSERECRLLGIRYRKATLAAGEVGEALVTDQAEGFVKMLAREDDGIVVGITLVTADAIDLAGEAIMLVDRGMSAEEIAEVPHLHPTMSELFVRVAERLAAA; this is encoded by the coding sequence ATGCCCGAGCGTCGGTACGAGCTGTGCGTGATCGGTGCGGGGACCGCCGGCTTTGCCGCCGCCGAAGAGGCGCGCGCGGCGGGGCGCGACCTGCTGCTCGTCACCGGTGACGACGAGCTCGGCGGGACCTGCATCCGACGCGGCTGCATGCCGGCCAAGACGCTGCTCGCGGCGAGCGAACGCGAAGCCGCGGTGCAGCGTGCGGGGGTGCTCGGCATCGATGGTGCTCAGGTGCAGATCGATCTGCCGAAACTGATCCGCCGCAAACGCGCGCTCGTCGATTACTTCGCCGAGGATCGCGTGCACGAACTCGAAGCGTACCCGCTCGCGCGCGGCAATGCGCGCTTCGTCACGGAGGACGCGATCGTGGTCGGCGGCCGGCGCGTGCGCGCGGAGCGGTTCGTGATCGCGAGCGGCGCGTCCGTCGTCGCGCCCGCGATCCCGGGCCTCGCGGAGGTGGAGACGATCACCAGCAGCGACGTACTCGAGATGACGCGTGCGCCGCAACGGATCGCGATCCTCGGGGGCGGCCCGGTCGGATGTTCGTTCGCGCAGTTCTTCGCGCGCGTCGGTGCGAAGGTTACGCTCGTTCAGGATGCGCCCGAACTGCTGCGCAACGACGATCCCGACGTCGGCGCCGCGGTGCGCAGCGCGCTCGAGCGGGACGGCGTTGACGTCGTCTGCGGCGCGACAGTCGAACGCGCGTTTCGCGACGGCGGCGACAGCGTCGTCGTCGCCGCATCGCCGTTCGGGACGCGTGCGGTGCGGTGCGACGCGGTAATGCTGGCGACGAATCGCCGCCCCAATGTCGACGGTCTCGATCTTGAAGCCGGAAGGATCGCGGGCGACCCGGCGCGCGGCGTGGCCGTCGACGCCGCGCTGCGCAGCCCGACCAATCCGCGCGTCTACGCCGCGGGCGACGTCGTGGGCCGGCGCAGTCTCGTGCACGCCGCCGCGTTCGCCGGCCGGCTGGCGGCCCGCAACGCGTACGCCGACCGCGCCGAGCCGATGCGCTGGGAGCGCTGGGAGGCGCACGCGATCGACACGCAGCCGCAGGTCGCGGTCGCCGGGCGCTCCGAGCGCGAGTGCCGGCTGCTCGGAATCCGGTACCGCAAGGCGACGCTGGCGGCCGGGGAGGTCGGCGAAGCGCTGGTCACCGATCAGGCCGAGGGATTCGTGAAGATGCTGGCGCGCGAGGACGACGGCATCGTCGTGGGGATTACGCTCGTGACCGCCGACGCGATCGACTTGGCGGGCGAGGCGATCATGCTGGTCGACCGCGGGATGAGCGCAGAAGAGATCGCCGAAGTGCCCCATCTCCATCCGACGATGAGCGAACTCTTCGTCCGCGTCGCAGAGCGGCTTGCGGCGGCGTAA
- a CDS encoding DHA2 family efflux MFS transporter permease subunit gives MITSVLIGYWMSALDATILNLGFGTIAGHLNVGIDEVAWASTAYALALVIAMPLSGWLAANLGRKQAFIAAIAVFTAGSLACAFSNSLLVLTVARFIQGFGGGAMQPLGTAALLDAYPQEQLPKAFQIIGLGGMLGPLTGPLVGGWMLDNFPWQTLFVINVPIGLAVIAMASIGFVQRPVTPERRRFDWGALALMAGGLIALQYAIQEGPRSEWFASASVTLAALVACGALGTFAFTQLRSARPLVDLKPLRLFTFDAGLLLLIVTTIGTTGTAFVVPLFLQQAVGFDATAAGLAAVPAAIGTIVAIAAGGYLRRVSPIVIAVAGLLLLGFGTLWIALMGNTIGFGEIILPRFVQGLGNGLVYVPFNTLVMVGIPQRLYDAASGLSGVTRQLGTSLGYAVLSAQIVALQHSAAVTLSGRVHVGAGASSRSLGQIAQALTQRGFAPSDAAAQAPSVFSAIVQREAVVWGFQSSLFTIAMLFLIVVPIVVLLWRFAPRAAAEA, from the coding sequence GTGATTACAAGCGTTCTCATCGGCTATTGGATGTCGGCACTCGATGCCACGATTTTGAACCTCGGCTTCGGTACGATCGCCGGGCATTTGAACGTCGGCATCGATGAAGTCGCCTGGGCGTCGACGGCCTATGCCCTCGCGCTCGTGATCGCGATGCCGCTCAGCGGCTGGCTGGCGGCGAATCTCGGACGCAAACAGGCGTTCATCGCGGCGATCGCCGTCTTCACCGCCGGTTCGCTTGCGTGCGCGTTCTCGAATTCGCTGCTCGTCCTCACCGTGGCGCGTTTCATCCAAGGTTTCGGCGGCGGCGCGATGCAGCCGCTCGGCACCGCCGCGCTGCTCGACGCCTATCCCCAAGAGCAGCTCCCCAAAGCGTTTCAGATCATCGGTCTGGGCGGGATGCTCGGGCCGCTGACCGGTCCGCTCGTCGGCGGCTGGATGCTCGACAACTTCCCGTGGCAGACGCTCTTCGTCATCAACGTGCCGATCGGTCTGGCGGTGATCGCGATGGCGTCGATCGGTTTCGTGCAGCGCCCCGTCACGCCGGAGCGGCGCAGGTTCGACTGGGGGGCGCTCGCGCTGATGGCCGGCGGACTCATCGCGCTGCAGTACGCGATCCAGGAAGGCCCGCGCAGCGAGTGGTTCGCCTCGGCGAGCGTCACGCTCGCGGCGCTGGTCGCGTGCGGTGCGCTCGGCACGTTCGCGTTCACGCAGCTGCGCTCCGCACGGCCGCTGGTCGATTTGAAACCGTTGCGGCTCTTCACGTTCGACGCCGGGCTGCTGCTGCTGATCGTGACCACGATCGGGACGACCGGCACCGCGTTCGTCGTACCGCTGTTCCTGCAGCAGGCCGTCGGCTTCGACGCAACCGCGGCCGGACTCGCGGCGGTCCCGGCCGCGATCGGCACGATCGTCGCGATCGCGGCCGGCGGGTACCTGCGGCGCGTCTCGCCGATCGTCATCGCGGTCGCAGGGCTGCTGCTGCTCGGCTTCGGCACGCTGTGGATCGCGCTGATGGGGAACACGATCGGGTTCGGCGAGATCATCCTGCCGCGCTTCGTGCAGGGGCTCGGGAACGGGCTCGTCTACGTGCCGTTCAACACGCTGGTGATGGTCGGAATCCCGCAGCGTCTGTACGATGCGGCGAGCGGTCTCTCCGGCGTGACGCGGCAGCTCGGCACGAGCCTCGGCTATGCGGTGCTCAGCGCGCAGATCGTCGCCTTGCAGCATTCGGCTGCGGTGACGCTGAGCGGACGCGTGCACGTCGGCGCGGGCGCAAGCTCGCGCAGTTTGGGACAGATCGCGCAGGCGCTGACCCAGCGCGGGTTCGCGCCCTCCGATGCGGCGGCGCAGGCGCCCAGCGTGTTCAGCGCGATCGTTCAGCGTGAAGCCGTCGTGTGGGGCTTCCAATCGAGTCTGTTCACGATCGCGATGCTGTTCCTCATCGTGGTGCCGATCGTCGTGCTGCTGTGGCGCTTCGCGCCGCGCGCCGCCGCGGAGGCGTGA
- a CDS encoding HlyD family secretion protein: MALRAARRRGGVTALRRIGWLPLTAIVIALAAGLWFGARWYNHDRFRVTTDDAYIDTQQVMAMSRVSERVAEVLVDANQPVHRGQLLVRLDDVNERAKVDMAQRNLSALRAAAVAAERAADLESELQSAQVHTERGNVEAARLGADVAASQATASKTAIDVARSQVDAALAAQRVADAALPAAQRSMESAQRDRDRDHALAEQGYVSSQAVDASESAYAQARSAYDAAVANSASARVNVRTARAQLAQISGTSTSEQRRAGALRAQILVAQGKLQEMAAPSRVLDKRALADEAAANVAAGESQLRLAQIDLDATRIVAPVDGFVASRDVERGQTVAPGQALMTIAPAKRVFVTANYKETQMPRVRVGAPVEISVDACGGKTFSGRVVAIGPVAQSALSTLPTLTAPSNFVKVAQRIPVRISLPADSDGCTFRPGMSVETSVVTR, translated from the coding sequence GTGGCGCTTCGCGCCGCGCGCCGCCGCGGAGGCGTGACGGCGCTGCGGCGCATCGGCTGGCTCCCCCTCACCGCGATCGTCATCGCGCTGGCCGCAGGGCTGTGGTTCGGCGCCCGCTGGTACAACCACGATCGCTTTCGGGTGACGACCGATGACGCATACATCGACACCCAGCAGGTGATGGCGATGAGCCGCGTCTCCGAGCGCGTCGCCGAGGTGCTGGTGGATGCGAATCAGCCCGTCCACCGCGGCCAGCTCCTCGTCCGGCTCGACGACGTGAACGAACGCGCGAAGGTCGACATGGCCCAACGCAACCTGAGCGCGCTGCGTGCGGCGGCGGTGGCTGCAGAGCGCGCCGCCGATCTCGAGAGCGAGCTGCAGTCGGCGCAGGTGCACACCGAACGCGGCAACGTCGAGGCCGCGCGATTGGGCGCGGATGTCGCCGCTTCGCAGGCGACCGCGTCGAAGACCGCGATCGACGTCGCGCGCTCGCAGGTCGACGCGGCCCTTGCCGCCCAGCGCGTCGCCGATGCCGCCCTTCCGGCCGCGCAGCGTTCGATGGAGAGCGCGCAGCGCGATCGCGATCGCGACCACGCGCTCGCGGAACAAGGGTATGTCTCGTCGCAGGCGGTCGACGCTTCGGAGTCGGCGTACGCGCAGGCCCGCAGTGCGTACGACGCAGCGGTCGCGAACAGCGCGTCGGCGCGCGTCAACGTACGCACCGCGCGAGCCCAGCTCGCGCAGATTAGCGGCACGTCGACCTCGGAACAGCGGCGAGCCGGCGCGCTCCGCGCGCAGATCCTGGTCGCGCAAGGAAAACTGCAGGAGATGGCGGCGCCGAGCCGCGTCCTCGACAAGCGCGCCTTGGCCGACGAGGCGGCGGCGAACGTCGCCGCCGGCGAGAGCCAGCTGCGTCTCGCGCAGATCGATCTCGACGCGACGCGGATCGTCGCGCCCGTCGACGGGTTCGTCGCTTCCCGCGACGTCGAGCGCGGCCAGACGGTCGCGCCCGGTCAGGCGCTGATGACGATCGCGCCCGCGAAACGCGTCTTTGTCACCGCCAACTACAAGGAGACGCAAATGCCCCGCGTGCGGGTCGGTGCGCCGGTCGAGATCTCCGTGGATGCGTGCGGCGGAAAGACGTTCAGCGGCCGCGTCGTCGCGATCGGTCCGGTCGCGCAGAGCGCGCTCTCGACGCTGCCCACGCTCACCGCGCCGAGCAACTTCGTCAAAGTCGCGCAGCGCATCCCCGTACGGATCAGCCTTCCCGCCGACAGCGACGGCTGCACGTTCCGCCCGGGGATGTCGGTCGAAACGTCCGTCGTCACGCGATGA
- a CDS encoding zinc-binding dehydrogenase — protein MRVRASSINRGETRLIPARPDGWAPGQDVAGVVETAAPDGGPGAGTRVVGLADEGAWSELVAVPLERLAVLPDGVDFVQAACLPVAGLTALRALRALGDVVGRELLVTGAAGGVGNLAVQLARDSGASVTALARRPLPFDGVRVRSALDESMRFERVLDAVGGAVLGDVFGRLRPHAKVVFFGGGDPVPLSLGTLQGSPATIEALFVYQAPGRFDEDLAALVQFVAAGRLVPRVDRTVPVGDVNDALAALERGGIDGKIVLTR, from the coding sequence GTGCGCGTTCGCGCTTCGTCGATCAACCGCGGCGAGACGCGCCTGATCCCGGCGCGGCCGGACGGCTGGGCTCCCGGTCAGGATGTCGCCGGCGTCGTGGAAACCGCGGCGCCCGACGGCGGTCCCGGCGCGGGGACGCGCGTCGTAGGACTCGCGGATGAAGGGGCATGGAGCGAGCTGGTCGCGGTCCCGCTCGAACGGCTCGCGGTGCTGCCCGACGGCGTCGATTTCGTGCAGGCCGCGTGCCTGCCGGTTGCGGGACTGACCGCATTGCGCGCGCTGCGCGCGCTCGGCGACGTCGTCGGCCGCGAACTGCTGGTGACCGGTGCGGCGGGCGGCGTTGGCAACCTGGCGGTGCAGCTCGCGCGGGATTCGGGCGCGTCGGTGACGGCGTTGGCACGCCGTCCGCTCCCGTTCGACGGCGTCCGTGTGCGGAGCGCCCTCGACGAGTCGATGCGCTTCGAGCGCGTCCTCGACGCGGTCGGCGGCGCGGTGCTTGGCGACGTGTTCGGACGGCTGCGGCCGCACGCGAAAGTCGTCTTCTTCGGCGGCGGCGACCCGGTGCCGCTCTCACTCGGTACGCTGCAGGGGTCTCCCGCGACGATCGAAGCGCTCTTCGTGTACCAGGCGCCCGGCCGGTTCGATGAGGATCTCGCGGCGCTGGTGCAGTTCGTCGCGGCAGGCCGGCTCGTGCCGCGGGTCGACCGCACCGTGCCGGTGGGCGACGTCAACGACGCCTTGGCGGCCTTGGAGCGCGGCGGCATCGACGGGAAAATCGTCCTGACGCGCTAG
- a CDS encoding DUF1648 domain-containing protein — translation MLIPLWLVWVVYGLAVASVVLLAWHLARVLPSAPSRIPLHLGIDGRPGSYGPKGVLWLAPAIIVPVLAVLGLTLAAAPPGEYDRAPVLLAMVIVVEIASLLAWAADRLIEVGRKMTHRIAPTRILVTMLPLLATVALNILISVSRGA, via the coding sequence GTGCTGATCCCGTTGTGGCTGGTTTGGGTCGTATACGGCCTCGCCGTTGCCAGCGTCGTCCTGCTCGCATGGCATCTTGCGCGCGTCCTGCCGTCGGCGCCGTCGCGCATCCCGCTGCATCTGGGGATCGACGGCCGCCCCGGAAGCTACGGCCCCAAGGGCGTGCTGTGGCTGGCGCCGGCGATCATCGTCCCGGTCCTCGCGGTGCTGGGGCTGACGCTGGCGGCGGCCCCGCCGGGAGAATACGACCGCGCGCCGGTGCTGCTTGCGATGGTGATCGTCGTCGAGATCGCGTCGCTGCTGGCGTGGGCCGCCGACCGCTTGATCGAAGTCGGACGCAAGATGACGCACCGGATTGCACCGACACGCATCCTGGTCACGATGCTCCCGCTGCTCGCGACCGTCGCGCTGAACATTCTCATTTCCGTGTCACGCGGAGCGTGA
- the paaN gene encoding phenylacetic acid degradation protein PaaN yields MTTTLASGADLFAKHRATLDGARDAIRTRGYYSAYPESAKAYGESAMADGKAAFDARLGKTFALTQPTTGATVAPERSPYGIALDVQYPVVDVDALFAAATQAMKAWAAASAETRTGVALEALARLNAHSFELAHAVMHTTGQAYLMAFQAGGPHAQDRALEAVAYAYDEMSRIPASVVWEKPAKPEPLRIEKRFRIVPRGIDLTIGCSTFPTWNAYPGIFASLVTGNAVVVKPHPQAILPLAITLDVLQGTLRDAGFDPQLVTLAVDTPDHLLAKELAQRPEVKLIDYTGSSAFGTWLEKNADALVYTEKAGVNSVVIDSTADFAGMTKNLAMSLVLYSGQMCTTPQNLFVPAVGIAAESGRKSFDEVVAALTQAIDAVLGAPERAVEFLGAIASDATLQRVDAENAKPGVVKRSVALEHPKFPGARVRTPVIAVVDAADRERFSHEAFGPIAYVIRTANTDESLRLATEQARDKGAITAIVHSTDPTVLEKAQRWAREGKVNIAVNLTGSLLVNQSAAFSDYHVTGGNPAGNASLTDAAFVANRFRIIETRTPAA; encoded by the coding sequence ATGACGACGACTCTGGCCAGCGGGGCCGACCTGTTCGCAAAGCATCGTGCGACGCTCGACGGCGCGCGCGACGCGATCCGCACGCGCGGCTACTACAGCGCCTATCCCGAGAGCGCGAAGGCCTACGGCGAAAGCGCGATGGCCGACGGCAAGGCCGCATTCGATGCGCGTCTGGGAAAGACGTTCGCGCTGACGCAGCCGACGACCGGCGCGACGGTCGCGCCGGAGCGCTCGCCGTACGGGATCGCGCTCGACGTGCAGTATCCCGTCGTCGACGTCGATGCGCTGTTCGCCGCGGCGACGCAGGCGATGAAGGCCTGGGCCGCGGCGTCGGCGGAGACGCGTACCGGCGTCGCGCTCGAAGCGCTCGCGCGGCTCAACGCGCACTCGTTCGAGCTCGCGCACGCGGTGATGCACACGACGGGCCAGGCGTACCTGATGGCCTTTCAGGCCGGCGGCCCGCACGCGCAGGATCGCGCGCTCGAAGCGGTCGCGTACGCGTACGACGAGATGTCGCGCATCCCGGCGAGCGTCGTGTGGGAGAAGCCGGCAAAGCCCGAGCCGTTGCGCATCGAGAAACGCTTCCGCATCGTCCCGCGCGGGATCGACCTCACCATCGGCTGCTCGACGTTCCCCACCTGGAACGCATATCCGGGGATCTTCGCGAGCCTCGTCACCGGCAACGCCGTCGTCGTGAAGCCGCATCCGCAGGCGATTCTGCCGCTCGCGATCACGCTCGACGTGCTGCAGGGAACGCTGCGCGACGCCGGCTTCGATCCGCAACTCGTTACGCTCGCCGTCGATACGCCCGACCATCTGCTGGCAAAGGAGCTCGCGCAGCGGCCCGAAGTCAAGCTGATCGACTATACCGGATCGAGCGCCTTCGGCACCTGGCTCGAAAAGAATGCCGACGCGCTCGTGTATACCGAAAAGGCCGGCGTGAACAGCGTCGTCATCGACTCGACCGCCGACTTCGCGGGGATGACGAAGAACCTCGCGATGTCGCTCGTGCTGTATTCGGGACAGATGTGCACGACGCCGCAGAACCTGTTCGTGCCGGCCGTGGGAATCGCGGCCGAGAGCGGACGGAAGTCGTTCGACGAGGTGGTCGCCGCGCTCACGCAGGCGATCGACGCGGTCCTCGGCGCGCCCGAACGCGCCGTGGAGTTCCTCGGCGCGATTGCGAGCGACGCGACGCTCCAGCGCGTCGACGCGGAAAACGCGAAGCCGGGCGTGGTGAAGCGAAGCGTCGCGCTCGAACATCCGAAGTTCCCCGGCGCGCGCGTCCGCACGCCGGTAATCGCGGTCGTCGATGCCGCCGACCGCGAGCGGTTCTCGCACGAGGCGTTTGGACCGATCGCCTATGTGATCCGCACCGCGAACACCGACGAATCGCTGCGGCTGGCGACGGAACAAGCGCGGGACAAGGGCGCGATCACCGCGATCGTGCACTCGACCGACCCGACGGTGCTGGAGAAGGCGCAGCGCTGGGCGCGCGAGGGCAAGGTCAACATCGCCGTCAACCTCACCGGCTCGCTGCTAGTGAATCAGTCGGCGGCGTTCAGCGACTATCACGTGACCGGAGGCAATCCGGCGGGCAACGCGTCGCTCACCGACGCGGCGTTCGTCGCGAACCGCTTCCGCATCATCGAGACGCGTACGCCCGCCGCGTGA
- the paaI gene encoding hydroxyphenylacetyl-CoA thioesterase PaaI, whose protein sequence is MTEAATDADALARACAEAMYARDRAARAAGMVIEDVRAGYARVAMTVTDAMLNGHDIAHGGFTFMLADTAFAYACNSRNLPNVALQCSISFAAPVHLGDRLVAEGEQRSGGNGRTGVYDITVSRADGEMVALFRGVCYRVKGTVLEG, encoded by the coding sequence GTGACCGAAGCGGCGACGGATGCCGACGCGCTCGCCCGGGCGTGCGCCGAGGCGATGTACGCGCGCGACCGGGCGGCGCGCGCGGCCGGCATGGTGATCGAGGACGTGCGCGCCGGCTATGCGCGCGTCGCGATGACGGTCACCGACGCGATGCTCAACGGCCACGACATCGCGCACGGCGGCTTCACCTTCATGCTCGCCGACACCGCGTTCGCGTACGCGTGCAACTCGCGGAACTTGCCCAACGTCGCCTTGCAGTGCTCGATCTCTTTTGCCGCCCCAGTCCATCTGGGTGACCGGCTCGTCGCTGAAGGCGAACAGCGCAGCGGCGGCAACGGCCGCACTGGGGTGTACGACATCACGGTCTCGCGCGCCGACGGCGAGATGGTCGCGCTGTTCCGCGGCGTGTGCTATCGCGTGAAGGGAACGGTGCTCGAGGGCTGA
- a CDS encoding ROK family protein — MLAGVNVGGTTTSVVLGTSAGEIVQRRAWPTQARDGDALIAAIVGALRRFGDAVEAVGVAIGGPMDARRGIIVAPPHLPGLHGVALGDELHAALEVPVQVHHDAAACALAETRWGAERGAFGLAYLTCGTGFGAGIAIDGRAHYGADGASPEIGHVRYRDDGPDVFGKPGCFESYGSASALPQLARRRDPACDARTGADVAARAAAGDPACAAAIADNAAAVGAACALLADLLVLDVVILGSLATYLGGAWIDAVRAAFAREALPDHAGTQLLPPTLPNVQDLSGLAAALNSFRG; from the coding sequence ATGCTCGCGGGCGTCAACGTCGGCGGAACGACGACGAGCGTCGTGCTCGGAACGTCTGCCGGTGAGATCGTGCAGCGCCGCGCGTGGCCGACGCAGGCGCGCGATGGGGATGCGCTGATCGCCGCGATCGTCGGGGCGCTACGCAGGTTCGGCGATGCGGTGGAGGCCGTCGGCGTCGCGATCGGCGGCCCGATGGATGCGCGGCGAGGCATCATCGTCGCGCCGCCGCATCTGCCGGGTCTGCACGGCGTCGCGCTCGGCGACGAGCTGCACGCCGCGCTCGAGGTGCCGGTGCAGGTCCATCACGACGCGGCGGCGTGCGCGCTCGCCGAGACGCGCTGGGGCGCGGAGCGCGGCGCGTTCGGGCTCGCGTACCTCACCTGCGGAACGGGCTTCGGCGCCGGGATCGCGATCGACGGACGGGCGCACTACGGCGCGGACGGCGCATCGCCGGAGATCGGCCATGTGCGGTATCGCGACGACGGTCCCGACGTCTTCGGGAAACCGGGCTGCTTCGAGTCCTACGGTTCGGCGAGCGCGCTCCCGCAACTCGCGCGCCGCCGCGATCCCGCGTGCGATGCGCGGACCGGCGCGGATGTCGCCGCGCGCGCCGCGGCCGGGGATCCCGCGTGCGCAGCCGCGATCGCCGACAACGCGGCCGCGGTCGGCGCGGCGTGCGCGCTCCTCGCCGACCTGCTGGTGCTCGACGTCGTAATTCTCGGCAGCCTCGCAACGTATCTCGGAGGTGCCTGGATCGATGCCGTGCGCGCCGCGTTCGCGCGCGAAGCGCTCCCGGACCACGCCGGCACGCAGCTGCTTCCTCCGACCCTCCCCAACGTTCAAGACCTCTCAGGCCTCGCTGCCGCTCTCAATAGTTTTCGCGGCTAA
- a CDS encoding alpha/beta fold hydrolase, giving the protein MRDRRPPMLVLWGKNDPFFTVAGAEAYRRDNTGATVVLLDGGHFAIEEHSGTIAEAMRALADRVKAQAAAS; this is encoded by the coding sequence CTGCGCGACCGCAGACCTCCGATGCTCGTGCTCTGGGGGAAAAACGATCCGTTCTTCACCGTCGCCGGCGCCGAAGCATATCGTCGCGACAATACGGGCGCGACCGTGGTGCTCCTCGACGGCGGCCACTTCGCCATCGAAGAACACAGCGGGACGATCGCCGAGGCGATGCGTGCACTCGCCGACCGCGTGAAAGCGCAGGCGGCCGCGTCATGA
- a CDS encoding alpha/beta fold hydrolase produces MSAESPRNDLAVRYRRVTVDGVSIFYREAGPSDGPTVLLLHGFPSSSHMFRDLMPRLADRFHLVAPDYPGFGYSDAPAPTNFTYTFDRLAEIVEGFVDALGIEKVSLYLHDYGGPIGFRLAAKRPELIRAIVVQNAIAHLDGVSPALAPLQNYWADPSSASEAAVRQMLAPETTRFHYLEGAADASRVSPDAYTLDQALLDRPGNDAIQLALL; encoded by the coding sequence ATGTCAGCCGAATCCCCGCGGAACGACCTCGCCGTCCGCTACCGCCGCGTTACCGTCGACGGCGTCTCGATCTTCTATCGGGAGGCCGGCCCCAGCGACGGTCCCACCGTTCTGTTGCTGCACGGTTTCCCGTCGTCGTCGCATATGTTCCGCGACCTGATGCCGAGGCTCGCCGATCGCTTCCACCTCGTCGCGCCCGACTATCCCGGATTCGGCTACAGCGACGCCCCGGCCCCGACGAACTTCACCTACACCTTCGACCGCCTAGCGGAGATCGTCGAAGGTTTCGTCGACGCGCTCGGCATCGAGAAAGTCTCGCTCTACCTGCACGACTACGGCGGCCCGATCGGCTTCCGCCTAGCAGCGAAGCGGCCGGAGCTCATCCGTGCGATCGTCGTCCAGAACGCGATCGCACACCTAGACGGCGTCTCGCCGGCACTCGCGCCGCTCCAGAACTACTGGGCAGACCCCAGCAGCGCGAGCGAGGCCGCGGTGCGTCAGATGCTCGCTCCTGAGACGACGCGCTTCCACTACCTCGAGGGCGCCGCCGATGCGAGCCGCGTGAGCCCCGACGCGTACACGCTCGACCAGGCGCTGCTCGACCGTCCCGGCAACGACGCGATCCAACTCGCGCTGCTCTAA
- a CDS encoding MerR family DNA-binding transcriptional regulator translates to MEHDGGRVTIGEVGERSGVSAATLRYYEELGLIAPVARRGLTRLYEAPAIFERLEMIRLTSAIGFTLQEAKALLSRARDREAFVPLAEAKLAALEQRRRDLATAAKMLRHALVCNCGDVTECLAASSPPPNLLRSATRARRFER, encoded by the coding sequence ATGGAGCACGACGGTGGCCGCGTGACGATCGGCGAGGTGGGCGAGCGCAGCGGCGTCAGCGCCGCGACGCTGCGCTACTACGAGGAGCTCGGACTGATCGCGCCGGTCGCGCGCCGCGGCCTGACACGGCTCTACGAAGCGCCGGCAATCTTCGAGCGCCTGGAGATGATCCGCCTCACGAGTGCGATCGGCTTCACGCTGCAAGAGGCCAAAGCGCTGCTCTCTCGCGCGCGCGACCGCGAGGCCTTCGTGCCGCTTGCCGAGGCGAAGCTGGCGGCGCTCGAACAGCGCCGTCGCGATCTCGCGACGGCTGCGAAAATGCTGCGCCATGCGCTTGTCTGCAACTGCGGCGACGTGACGGAATGTCTCGCGGCGTCGAGCCCGCCGCCGAACTTGTTGCGTAGCGCGACGCGCGCGCGGCGGTTCGAGCGCTGA
- a CDS encoding prephenate dehydratase, whose protein sequence is MPTVGYQGHPGAFSDVAARRLVPDAETRGYPSFDATAIALAKGEVDFAVLPVENAIAGPVPRNYELLWEHPDLRIVEETTLPVELCLVGVGGAHEDRIAEVRSHPVALEQVRALIEAHGWRRSTSTDTAGAVKEIVRLNDPSVAAIGPALAAEIYGGRILARNVQDEAENYTRFFLLSRSPAAAPSDRACIGIAVDDRPGSLRDALSAFADRAIDLRFLIARPDRKVPFRYRFFVELTGVDDARLTAALAAIGGDQRLLGRY, encoded by the coding sequence ATGCCGACCGTCGGATATCAGGGGCATCCGGGCGCGTTCAGCGACGTCGCTGCGCGCCGGCTCGTCCCCGACGCCGAGACGCGCGGCTATCCGTCGTTCGACGCGACGGCGATTGCGCTGGCGAAAGGCGAAGTTGACTTTGCCGTCTTGCCGGTTGAGAACGCGATCGCCGGCCCGGTGCCGCGCAACTACGAACTGCTTTGGGAGCATCCGGATCTGCGCATCGTCGAGGAGACGACGCTGCCGGTGGAACTGTGTCTGGTCGGCGTCGGCGGCGCGCACGAAGATCGGATCGCAGAAGTGCGCTCCCATCCCGTCGCGCTCGAACAAGTTCGCGCGCTGATCGAGGCGCACGGGTGGCGGCGGTCGACGTCGACCGACACCGCGGGCGCCGTGAAAGAGATCGTGCGGCTCAACGATCCGTCGGTCGCGGCGATCGGTCCGGCGCTGGCGGCGGAGATTTACGGCGGCAGAATCCTGGCTCGCAACGTGCAGGATGAGGCCGAGAACTACACCCGCTTCTTCTTGCTCTCGCGTTCGCCGGCGGCCGCGCCGTCGGATCGTGCGTGCATCGGCATCGCGGTTGACGACCGACCGGGCTCGCTGCGCGACGCGCTCTCGGCGTTCGCCGATCGCGCCATCGACCTGCGCTTTCTGATCGCGCGCCCGGACCGCAAAGTGCCGTTCCGCTACCGGTTCTTCGTCGAACTCACGGGCGTCGACGACGCCCGCCTTACTGCCGCCCTCGCCGCGATCGGCGGCGACCAACGCCTCCTCGGCCGCTACTGA